A single Inediibacterium massiliense DNA region contains:
- a CDS encoding type II secretion system protein, producing MIQMFSKKLKNKKGVTLVELIVVIAVIGILAGIAVPKFSGFTDKAKKATDDQLIAVIKKGLQMDWATEKIKDTTITVTVKKEEPNRYTPHVIWIKDNKYIDTEKLLKTYTDEIKFQHYEGKIEFKVAKDGTVTSNEDDTDKDD from the coding sequence ATGATTCAAATGTTTAGTAAAAAATTAAAAAACAAAAAAGGAGTTACTTTAGTAGAATTGATTGTAGTTATTGCAGTTATTGGTATATTAGCAGGTATTGCAGTTCCAAAATTCTCAGGTTTTACAGATAAGGCAAAAAAAGCAACGGATGACCAGTTAATCGCAGTTATTAAAAAAGGACTTCAAATGGATTGGGCAACAGAGAAGATTAAAGATACTACTATAACAGTTACAGTAAAAAAGGAGGAACCTAACAGATATACGCCTCATGTAATTTGGATCAAAGATAATAAGTATATAGATACTGAAAAATTATTGAAAACTTATACTGATGAAATTAAGTTTCAACATTATGAGGGAAAGATTGAGTTTAAAGTTGCAAAAGATGGCACAGTAACTTCAAATGAAGATGATACGGACAAAGATGATTAA